Proteins from one Oryza sativa Japonica Group chromosome 12, ASM3414082v1 genomic window:
- the LOC4351718 gene encoding amino acid permease 3 yields MVVFGGVTYFTATLQAECYRTGDEETGARNYTYIGAVRAILGGANAKLCGIIQYANLVGTAVGYTIAASISMQAIKRAGCFHANGHNVPCHISSTPYMLIFGAFEIVFSQIPDFHEIWWLSIVAAVMSFTYSGVGLGLGIAQTVADGGFRGTIAGVTNVTATQKAWRSLQALGNIAFAFAFSNVYTEIQDTIKAPPPSEAKVMKQASLLSIVATSVFYALCGWMGYAAFGNAAPDNLLTGFGFFEPFWLVDAANVAIAVHLIGAYQVYCQPVFAFVERKASRRWPDSGFVNSELRVWPFAISAFRLAWRSVFVCFTTVVAMALPFFGVIVGLLGAISFWPLTVYLPTEMYIAQRGVRRGSALWIGLRALAVAGFVVSAAATTGAVANFVGDFMKFRPFSG; encoded by the coding sequence ATGGTGGTGTTCGGCGGCGTCACCTACTTCACCGCCACGCTCCAGGCCGAGTGCTACCgcaccggcgacgaggagacCGGCGCCCGCAACTACACCTACATCGGCGCCGTCCGCGCCATCCTCGGCGGCGCCAACGCCAAGCTCTGCGGCATCATCCAGTACGCCAACCTCGTCGGCACCGCCGTCGGCTACACCATCGCCGCCTCCATCAGCATGCAGGCCATCAAGAGGGCGGGCTGCTTCCACGCCAATGGCCACAACGTCCCGTGCCACATCTCGAGCACCCCGTACATGCTCATCTTCGGCGCCTTCGAGATCGTCTTCTCGCAGATCCCCGACTTCCACGAGATCTGGTGGCtgtccatcgtcgccgccgtcatgtCCTTCACCTACTCCGgcgtcggcctcggcctcggcatCGCCCAGACCGTCGCCGACGGCGGGTTCCGCGGCACGATCGCCGGCGTCACCAACGTCACCGCCACGCAGAAGGCGTGGCGGTCGCTGCAGGCGCTGGGCAACATCGCCTTCGCGTTCGCCTTCTCCAACGTGTACACCGAGATCCAGGACACGAtcaaggcgccgccgccgtcggaggcGAAGGTGATGAAGCAGGCGTCGCTGCTGAGCATCGTGGCGACGTCGGTGTTCTACGCGCTGTGCGGGTGGATGGGCTACGCGGCGTTCGGCAACGCGGCGCCGGACAACCTCCTCACCGGATTCGGCTTCTTCGAGCCGTTCTGGCTCGTCGACGCCGCcaacgtcgccatcgccgtgcaCCTCATCGGCGCCTACCAGGTGTACTGCCAGCCGGTCTTCGCCTTCGTCGAGCGCAAGGCGTCGCGCCGGTGGCCCGACAGCGGCTTCGTCAACAGCGAGCTCCGGGTGTGGCCCTTCGCCATCAGCGCGTTCCGGCTGGCGTGGCGCTCGGTGTTCGTCTGCTTCACCACCGTGGTCGCCATGGCGCTGCCCTTCTTCGGCGTCATCGTCGGCCTCCTCGGTGCCATCTCCTTCTGGCCGCTCACCGTCTACCTCCCCACGGAGATGTACATCGCGCAgcgcggcgtgcggcgcggcagcgcACTGTGGATCGGGCTCagggcgctcgccgtcgccggcttcgtcgtgtcggccgccgccaccacgggcGCCGTCGCCAACTTCGTCGGCGACTTCATGAAATTCCGTCCCTTCAGTGGATAG